Proteins encoded within one genomic window of Amorphoplanes friuliensis DSM 7358:
- a CDS encoding prolyl oligopeptidase family serine peptidase, with translation MLVGVEYPELADRTGRFRFGAPHALTVGDDGARVAFLRSAGPRDPAAALWVLDVATGALSQVAAGPVPAYAGSANLDVLAWAHDGRLFSSVAGHIATAAEVLDPRPDPAGQHIGYVTPDGSLRVVSGSDDQLLAGEAGSGVSWGVPEPVAAEFGRDRGWWWSPDGSQILAVRSTGTALSLHLLDLHGGWVDVHWDRETYPYLVGVRWSGTGNALITVLRRTQQHGLVLSVDPRTGETQVHAELADARWVEPVPGTPRQLPDGRVLVGGELAHDGFDARCLFADGSLITPPGLYVRRVAGVLRRPTGGPELIIEGTDGEPSEQHVFAVRTALGGGTASARRLTTEPGWHTATLGGDVLILDLTVTRGAAKVCTLPSLAEPLVYHPEPVLERVTDRRLPTGVLYPTGHFDGTKLPVLLELGDGPGHQQVVSDPARWQEKQWWADAGFLVVTVDTRGTPGVAPSFEKVIYRRLADVALTDQIDALHALTGKHPDLDLTRVAVRGTGLGGWLAAAAVQRRGDLFRCGIARDPVTDWSDLPPAYAERYLGSRADNSDIYEHHRVDASAPTLLISPAGGLSEELTYVTRFV, from the coding sequence ATGCTGGTCGGCGTGGAGTATCCCGAACTCGCCGACCGCACCGGCCGGTTCCGCTTCGGCGCCCCGCACGCCCTGACGGTCGGTGACGACGGCGCGCGGGTCGCCTTCCTGCGCTCCGCCGGCCCGCGCGACCCGGCGGCGGCGCTGTGGGTCCTCGACGTCGCCACCGGGGCGCTCAGCCAGGTGGCGGCCGGGCCGGTCCCCGCGTACGCGGGCTCGGCGAACCTCGACGTGCTGGCCTGGGCCCACGACGGCCGCCTGTTCTCCTCTGTCGCGGGGCACATCGCCACCGCCGCGGAGGTCCTCGATCCCCGCCCTGACCCGGCCGGGCAGCACATCGGATATGTCACACCCGACGGCTCCCTGCGTGTTGTCAGCGGCTCCGACGACCAGCTGCTCGCCGGTGAGGCCGGCAGCGGCGTCTCCTGGGGTGTCCCGGAGCCCGTCGCCGCCGAGTTCGGGCGCGACCGCGGCTGGTGGTGGTCACCCGACGGCAGCCAGATCCTGGCCGTCCGCAGCACCGGTACGGCCCTGAGCCTGCACCTGCTCGACCTGCACGGCGGCTGGGTCGACGTCCACTGGGACCGCGAGACGTACCCGTACCTGGTCGGTGTGCGCTGGAGCGGCACCGGGAACGCCCTGATCACGGTGCTGCGGCGGACCCAGCAGCACGGCCTGGTGCTGTCCGTCGACCCGCGTACCGGCGAGACCCAGGTCCACGCCGAGCTGGCCGACGCACGCTGGGTCGAACCCGTACCCGGAACGCCCCGGCAGTTGCCCGACGGCCGGGTCCTCGTCGGCGGCGAGCTGGCCCACGACGGCTTCGACGCCCGCTGCCTCTTCGCCGACGGCAGCCTGATCACCCCGCCCGGCCTCTACGTCCGCCGCGTCGCCGGAGTGCTGCGCCGGCCCACCGGCGGCCCCGAGCTGATCATCGAAGGCACCGACGGCGAACCGTCCGAGCAGCACGTCTTCGCCGTCCGCACCGCGCTGGGCGGAGGCACCGCGAGCGCCCGCCGGCTCACGACCGAGCCCGGCTGGCACACCGCCACGCTCGGCGGTGACGTGCTGATCCTCGACCTCACCGTCACGCGCGGTGCAGCCAAGGTCTGCACCCTGCCGTCGCTGGCCGAGCCGCTGGTGTACCACCCCGAGCCGGTCCTGGAACGCGTCACCGACCGGCGGCTGCCGACCGGCGTCCTCTACCCCACCGGCCACTTCGACGGGACCAAACTCCCCGTCCTCCTCGAGCTCGGCGACGGGCCGGGCCACCAGCAGGTCGTCTCCGACCCGGCCCGCTGGCAGGAAAAACAATGGTGGGCCGACGCCGGCTTCCTCGTGGTCACCGTCGACACCCGGGGTACGCCCGGAGTCGCACCCAGCTTCGAGAAGGTCATCTACCGCCGGCTCGCCGACGTGGCCCTCACCGACCAGATCGACGCGCTGCACGCCCTCACCGGCAAACACCCCGACCTGGACCTGACCCGCGTCGCCGTCCGCGGCACCGGCCTCGGCGGCTGGCTCGCGGCGGCCGCCGTCCAGCGCCGCGGTGACCTCTTCCGCTGCGGCATCGCCCGCGACCCGGTCACGGACTGGTCCGACCTGCCCCCCGCGTACGCCGAGCGCTACCTCGGCAGCCGCGCCGACAACTCCGACATCTACGAGCACCACCGCGTGGACGCCTCGGCGCCGACGCTGCTGATCTCCCCCGCCGGGGGCCTGTCCGAAGAACTCACCTACGTGACCCGATTCGTGTGA
- a CDS encoding tetratricopeptide repeat-containing diguanylate cyclase has translation MESNRLPVPVSPYGPYAALALHVHDLTIRGHHTETLNAADEAEAVTLLLGDHRTRRVSRLGRMYALSALGRLDEALTIAEELVSRPAGPRATDAKIMADTAEVLMHLGRIDDGLHYVARAMNLLDVAPNKGIRYFSAMASLCNAARSADLFELADEVMHKALNSFDSPDDLYRTGAELEHAEMWLEWALRLEQVGRIEEASALVDKAVALLEFWVDKGLDSPIGVSALAVGYAKTGRHDDVFRLVGELLLKMRDSGQQHEARLLHLAHGLSLRATGDLAAARREFRAAEELSVLASQRLLFRYELAVTAVLEFPGEAMQTVLESLRSHVGALWQLRLDRRTMLRQAYRRVELEAARTTADLAATSDALTGLGNRRMFDSRMDSVEGGGSLLLIDVDRFKDINDRFSHGVGDRVLGEIASILRSHCRHDEVAIRFGGDEFAMFLSTGEPEAAQIAERIRRVILARDWNTIALGLRVTLSMGLAACQDGEKGRDLYDRADARLYTAKRSGRNQLAAA, from the coding sequence GTGGAGTCCAATCGCCTGCCGGTGCCCGTGTCCCCGTACGGGCCCTACGCCGCGCTGGCGCTGCACGTCCATGACCTGACGATCCGGGGTCACCACACCGAGACGCTGAACGCCGCCGACGAGGCCGAAGCCGTCACGCTGCTCCTGGGCGACCACCGCACCCGCCGTGTCAGCCGCCTGGGCCGCATGTACGCCCTGAGCGCCCTCGGCCGCCTCGACGAGGCCCTCACGATCGCCGAGGAGCTGGTCAGCCGCCCGGCCGGCCCGCGGGCGACCGACGCCAAGATCATGGCCGACACCGCCGAGGTGCTGATGCACCTGGGCCGCATCGACGACGGCCTGCACTACGTCGCCCGGGCCATGAACCTGCTCGACGTCGCGCCGAACAAGGGAATCCGCTACTTCTCCGCGATGGCCTCGCTGTGCAACGCCGCCCGCTCGGCCGACCTGTTCGAGCTGGCCGACGAGGTCATGCACAAGGCGCTGAACTCGTTCGACTCACCCGACGACCTCTACCGCACCGGCGCCGAGCTCGAGCACGCCGAGATGTGGCTGGAGTGGGCCCTGCGGCTGGAGCAGGTCGGCCGGATCGAGGAGGCGTCCGCGCTCGTCGACAAGGCGGTCGCCCTGCTGGAGTTCTGGGTCGACAAGGGCCTCGACTCCCCGATCGGCGTGTCCGCGCTGGCGGTCGGTTACGCCAAGACGGGCCGGCACGACGACGTCTTCCGCCTGGTCGGTGAGCTGCTGCTCAAGATGCGCGACTCCGGCCAGCAGCACGAGGCACGCCTGCTGCATCTCGCCCACGGCCTGTCCCTGCGGGCCACCGGCGACCTCGCGGCCGCCCGCCGCGAGTTCCGCGCCGCCGAGGAGCTCTCGGTCCTGGCCTCCCAGCGGCTCCTTTTCCGGTACGAGCTGGCAGTCACCGCCGTACTCGAGTTCCCCGGTGAGGCGATGCAGACGGTGCTGGAGTCCCTGCGCAGCCACGTCGGTGCCCTCTGGCAGCTGCGGCTCGACCGGCGGACGATGCTGCGTCAGGCGTACCGGAGGGTCGAACTGGAGGCCGCGCGGACGACGGCCGATCTGGCCGCGACCTCGGACGCACTGACCGGCCTGGGCAACCGCCGGATGTTCGACAGCCGCATGGACAGCGTCGAGGGCGGCGGCTCGTTGCTGCTCATCGACGTGGACCGCTTCAAGGACATCAACGACCGCTTCTCCCACGGCGTCGGCGACCGCGTCCTCGGCGAGATCGCCTCGATCCTGCGCTCCCACTGCCGCCACGACGAGGTCGCGATCCGCTTCGGCGGCGACGAGTTCGCGATGTTCCTGAGCACCGGCGAGCCGGAGGCCGCGCAGATCGCCGAACGCATCCGCCGCGTCATCCTGGCCCGCGACTGGAACACGATCGCCCTGGGCCTCCGCGTCACCCTGAGCATGGGCCTGGCCGCCTGCCAGGACGGCGAGAAGGGCCGCGACCTCTACGACCGCGCCGACGCCCGCCTCTACACCGCCAAACGCTCAGGCCGAAACCAACTGGCCGCCGCTTAG
- a CDS encoding Uma2 family endonuclease yields MTSALIGRSLPMEALATTEAEYLQLGETSARTELWDGGVLTCPRDTPRHQLILNALANALRANRTDLNVISGVPVRLGPGRIAVPDLIIAGTIDLDQPLVEASSVRLVCEITSPASMTVDWTLKMHAYAQARIPCYLVAEPERGLLHSNMLSAQGYVEQSVMQLVRVTGLNL; encoded by the coding sequence ATGACGTCAGCTCTGATCGGCCGCAGCCTGCCCATGGAAGCCCTGGCGACGACCGAGGCGGAATACCTCCAGCTCGGCGAGACCTCGGCCCGCACGGAGCTGTGGGACGGCGGCGTACTCACCTGTCCGCGAGACACACCGAGACACCAGCTGATCCTGAACGCCCTGGCCAACGCGTTGCGCGCGAACCGCACCGACCTGAACGTCATCTCGGGCGTACCGGTCCGCCTCGGCCCGGGCCGCATCGCCGTCCCCGACCTGATCATCGCCGGCACGATCGACCTCGACCAGCCCCTGGTGGAGGCCTCCTCGGTCCGCCTGGTCTGCGAGATCACGTCCCCGGCCAGCATGACCGTGGACTGGACGCTCAAGATGCACGCGTACGCCCAGGCCCGCATCCCCTGCTACCTGGTCGCCGAACCCGAACGCGGCCTCCTGCACAGCAACATGCTCTCCGCCCAGGGCTACGTCGAACAATCCGTCATGCAACTCGTCCGAGTCACCGGCCTGAACCTCTAA
- the mshB gene encoding N-acetyl-1-D-myo-inositol-2-amino-2-deoxy-alpha-D-glucopyranoside deacetylase, giving the protein MLVHAHPDDEVTGTGSTMARYAAEGASVTLVTCTLGEEGEIHVPALEQLEAKQADQLGGWRIVELERACAALGVTDHRFLGGAGRYRDSGMMGLETNNHPRAFWGADLEEAARQCLEIMREVRPQVLITYDENGFYGHPDHIQAHRVAMRAAELADAEGFGPEKIYWTAMPRSVLEGGMEAFKGMDDNPFADVVNVEDLPFGHPDDEIAARIDGTDFYEQKVAAMRAHATQIPDNSWLYGIAGDFGGEFMGVEYFTLVKGERGEVSGPHKWEDDLFSNVVGR; this is encoded by the coding sequence ATGCTCGTGCACGCCCACCCCGACGACGAGGTCACCGGCACCGGCTCGACCATGGCCCGCTATGCCGCCGAGGGTGCCTCGGTGACCCTCGTGACCTGCACACTCGGCGAGGAGGGCGAGATCCACGTGCCCGCGCTGGAGCAGCTGGAGGCCAAGCAGGCCGACCAGCTCGGGGGCTGGCGAATCGTCGAGCTGGAGCGTGCCTGCGCCGCGCTCGGCGTCACCGATCACCGTTTTCTCGGTGGTGCGGGTCGCTACCGCGACTCCGGCATGATGGGTCTGGAGACCAACAACCATCCCCGGGCCTTCTGGGGGGCCGACCTCGAGGAGGCGGCCCGGCAGTGCCTGGAGATCATGCGGGAGGTACGCCCGCAGGTGCTGATCACGTACGACGAGAACGGCTTCTACGGCCACCCGGACCACATCCAGGCGCACCGTGTCGCGATGCGCGCGGCCGAGCTGGCCGACGCCGAGGGTTTCGGCCCCGAGAAGATCTACTGGACCGCGATGCCGCGCAGTGTGCTCGAGGGCGGCATGGAGGCGTTCAAGGGGATGGACGACAACCCCTTCGCCGACGTGGTGAACGTCGAGGACCTGCCGTTCGGGCACCCGGACGACGAGATCGCGGCCCGGATCGACGGCACCGACTTCTACGAGCAGAAGGTCGCGGCGATGCGCGCGCACGCCACCCAGATCCCGGACAACTCCTGGCTGTACGGCATCGCCGGGGACTTCGGCGGCGAGTTCATGGGTGTCGAGTACTTCACGCTGGTCAAGGGCGAGCGTGGCGAGGTGAGCGGCCCGCACAAGTGGGAGGACGACCTGTTCAGCAACGTGGTCGGGCGATGA
- a CDS encoding TldD/PmbA family protein has protein sequence MSAELDIAGRVIELTRRLAGTGAEAEAVADHSAQALTRFANSAIHQNVADATTTVWLRLHLDGRTAAGSTTVTDADGLQSLVERTIAASRLSPPDAAWPGLTAPAPLRPVEAFDEATAAASPRERAERVRDFVQAADGLETAGFCRTAYSSGGFVNTAGQSVEGRAAEAAMDGIARLDGADGVSRRASEHLADLDGAALGARAAAKARAGGRPIELPPGRYEVVLEPTAVADLLSNLATFGFNGKSFAQHQSFAELGTQQFDPAITITDEPLGATLPFDLEGTPRDTLVLVRDGITTAVSHDRTSAAEAGATSTGHASGSSRSWGPIAANVRLAPGPATGAAADTGDGPTAASARALVSGIRRGLLITDFWYTRVLDQKSLVITGLTRNGVWLVEDGEVTAAVGNMRFTQSYPDALGPGSVLGIGAEAIPLPDRWSGVRYTAPALHLKSWNLTGNASG, from the coding sequence ATGAGCGCCGAGCTGGACATCGCGGGTCGCGTGATCGAGCTGACCCGGCGGCTGGCCGGGACGGGCGCCGAGGCGGAGGCGGTCGCCGACCACTCCGCGCAGGCACTGACCCGCTTCGCCAATTCCGCGATCCACCAAAACGTCGCGGACGCGACCACCACCGTGTGGCTGCGCCTGCACCTCGACGGGCGCACGGCCGCCGGCTCGACCACGGTCACCGACGCCGACGGCCTGCAGTCCCTGGTGGAACGCACGATCGCCGCGTCCCGCCTCTCCCCGCCGGACGCCGCCTGGCCCGGCCTCACCGCACCGGCCCCGCTGCGCCCGGTCGAGGCGTTCGACGAGGCCACCGCGGCGGCCTCCCCCCGGGAACGCGCCGAACGCGTCCGTGACTTCGTCCAGGCCGCTGACGGGCTCGAGACCGCGGGCTTCTGCCGCACGGCCTACTCGTCCGGCGGCTTCGTCAACACCGCCGGCCAGTCCGTCGAAGGCCGCGCGGCCGAGGCAGCGATGGACGGCATCGCCCGCCTCGACGGCGCCGACGGCGTCTCCCGCCGGGCCAGCGAGCACCTGGCCGACCTCGACGGCGCAGCGCTCGGGGCCCGGGCCGCTGCGAAAGCCCGTGCGGGCGGCCGGCCGATCGAGCTGCCACCGGGCCGCTACGAGGTTGTCCTCGAGCCCACCGCGGTCGCCGACCTGCTGAGCAACCTGGCCACGTTCGGCTTCAACGGCAAGTCGTTCGCCCAGCACCAGTCCTTCGCCGAGCTCGGCACCCAGCAGTTCGACCCGGCCATCACCATCACCGACGAGCCCCTCGGCGCCACCCTTCCGTTCGACCTCGAAGGCACACCCCGCGACACACTCGTCCTGGTGCGCGACGGCATCACCACCGCGGTGAGCCACGACCGCACCTCCGCGGCCGAGGCCGGCGCAACATCGACCGGCCACGCGTCCGGGTCGTCCCGCTCGTGGGGCCCGATCGCCGCCAACGTCCGCCTCGCCCCAGGCCCGGCCACCGGCGCCGCCGCCGACACTGGTGACGGCCCGACGGCCGCGTCCGCCCGCGCCCTGGTCAGCGGCATCCGCCGCGGCCTGCTCATCACCGACTTCTGGTACACCCGCGTCCTCGACCAGAAAAGCCTCGTCATCACCGGCCTCACCCGCAACGGCGTCTGGCTCGTCGAGGACGGCGAGGTCACTGCGGCGGTAGGCAACATGCGCTTCACCCAGTCCTACCCGGACGCGCTCGGCCCGGGCAGCGTGCTGGGCATCGGCGCCGAAGCGATCCCGCTGCCGGACCGGTGGTCGGGCGTCCGATACACAGCCCCAGCCCTCCACCTCAAATCCTGGAACCTCACCGGCAACGCCTCCGGCTGA
- a CDS encoding TldD/PmbA family protein, with protein sequence MDHFDEAGTAVQAALDAGARYADARVMLRRTETMSARDGEVEDLSSDESAGIGVRALVGSSWGFYAVPDLSDSAARAAGRRAAEIAAASAIVPGPAIDLVPAGAGTASWASECVIDPLSVPLSTKGDLLVAATAAAKDAGADLAEGIYQIWDTRKWFVSSDGHRIDQHIRECGAGITASAYGDGEIQRRSWPSHRGQYGTRGWELVDELALTDNAARMADEARALLTAPLCPSGETTLILGGEQLALQIHESVGHAIELDRILGWEAAFAGTSWLDLDQLGTLRYGSDLMNITIDPTIPGALGSFGYDDEGSPAVKRDAVRNGRWVGVLAGRDSAAMAGLDYAGSVRSDGWARLPMVRMTNVGLEPGPHTLDEIIAATDDGVLMDINRSWSIDDRRLNFQFGCEIGYEVKNGKRGRMLRNPTYTGIGPKFWQSMDMLSSETVAWGTPNCGKGQPGQIGHTGHPAAPARFTNVRVGVRG encoded by the coding sequence GTGGATCATTTCGACGAGGCCGGCACGGCGGTCCAGGCCGCCCTGGACGCCGGGGCTCGCTATGCGGACGCGCGGGTGATGCTGCGCCGCACCGAGACGATGAGTGCCCGTGACGGCGAGGTTGAGGACCTCAGCTCGGACGAGAGCGCGGGCATCGGCGTCCGGGCGCTGGTCGGCTCCAGCTGGGGCTTCTACGCCGTGCCGGACCTGTCCGACTCCGCCGCGCGCGCCGCCGGGCGCCGGGCCGCCGAGATCGCCGCCGCGAGCGCGATCGTCCCCGGACCCGCGATCGACCTGGTGCCGGCCGGCGCCGGGACGGCGAGCTGGGCCAGCGAGTGCGTGATCGACCCGCTGTCGGTGCCGCTGTCGACCAAGGGCGACCTGCTGGTCGCGGCCACCGCCGCCGCCAAGGACGCCGGCGCCGACCTGGCCGAGGGCATCTACCAGATCTGGGACACCCGCAAGTGGTTCGTGTCCAGCGACGGCCACCGCATCGACCAGCACATCCGGGAGTGCGGCGCGGGCATCACCGCCAGCGCCTACGGTGACGGCGAGATCCAGCGCCGCTCCTGGCCCTCACACCGCGGTCAGTACGGCACCCGCGGCTGGGAGCTGGTCGACGAGCTGGCGCTGACCGACAACGCCGCCCGCATGGCCGACGAGGCCCGGGCCCTGCTCACCGCCCCGCTGTGCCCGTCCGGGGAGACCACGCTCATTCTCGGCGGCGAGCAGCTCGCCCTGCAGATCCACGAGTCCGTCGGGCACGCGATCGAGCTCGACCGCATCCTCGGCTGGGAGGCCGCCTTCGCGGGCACCTCCTGGCTCGACCTCGACCAGCTGGGCACCCTGCGGTACGGCTCGGACCTGATGAACATCACCATCGACCCGACGATCCCGGGTGCGCTCGGCAGCTTCGGCTACGACGACGAGGGCTCACCGGCGGTCAAGCGCGACGCGGTCCGCAACGGCCGCTGGGTCGGCGTGCTGGCCGGCCGCGACTCGGCCGCGATGGCCGGCCTCGACTACGCCGGCAGCGTCCGCTCCGACGGCTGGGCCCGTCTGCCGATGGTCCGCATGACCAACGTCGGCCTGGAGCCGGGCCCGCACACCCTCGACGAGATCATCGCCGCGACCGACGACGGCGTCCTGATGGACATCAACCGCTCCTGGTCGATCGACGACCGCCGCCTCAACTTCCAGTTCGGCTGCGAGATCGGCTACGAGGTCAAGAACGGCAAGCGCGGCCGGATGCTGCGCAACCCCACCTACACGGGGATCGGCCCGAAGTTCTGGCAGTCCATGGACATGCTGTCCTCGGAGACGGTCGCCTGGGGCACGCCCAACTGCGGCAAGGGCCAGCCGGGCCAGATCGGCCACACCGGCCACCCGGCGGCACCGGCCCGCTTCACCAACGTACGAGTGGGGGTCCGGGGATGA
- a CDS encoding VanW family protein, translating into MSQSSDDRSWRLSPHAPGLHTCAVVASDSAPPPLINRTRVVVVATVAAVLVAGAGVAAWAYTGDVPRGTRVLGVDLGGQSRSEAERTLTDALGPRTGDAVAVDLAGEMISVEPADINLKLDVELTVGKAMKGNPAFFGERPVRPVIELDEAELEAVLREQLDPSKITIRKPGLVYAGLKPKPTYPEVGRNLDVPGAAAAIREAWLVGGTAAVELVDKPPATTKEQVDALVADLATPAVAAPVKVTVGKKSFTLSPKAIAKGLVFRSDDNGKLTPAVDGPKLHAAAARQFAKVEKAPEEAKIVLSGGKPKIEAGKPGDLVDLAKLGPALLAVLPNPEPRSVEATLSSQHSNVTDAELAKLGVKEKVSAFTTYFTGGSSSPRSQNIMTVARAVDGAIVRPGETFSLNDHTGERDYAAGYKDAPVIVGGKLEPGVGGGASQFTTTLFNAAYYAGLEDVEHKPHSFYFSRYPAVIESTIFYPTLDLKFKNTTPYGIYIDTSYTSKSVSVTMWSTKVYDSVKTVRSPRRNITSPPTVYREPGPKCITSSGLPGFTQDAWRVIRKDGKEVEREKFTWRYDPEPRFICGAKP; encoded by the coding sequence CTGTCACAAAGCAGTGACGACCGGTCGTGGCGTTTGTCGCCCCACGCGCCCGGCCTGCACACTTGCGCCGTGGTCGCCTCCGATTCAGCCCCGCCGCCCTTGATCAACCGCACGCGGGTCGTCGTGGTGGCGACGGTCGCCGCCGTGCTCGTCGCGGGCGCCGGAGTGGCCGCCTGGGCGTACACCGGTGACGTTCCCCGGGGCACCCGCGTCCTCGGCGTCGATCTTGGCGGCCAGTCCCGCTCCGAGGCCGAACGCACGCTGACCGACGCGCTGGGCCCGCGTACGGGTGACGCCGTGGCCGTGGATCTCGCGGGCGAGATGATCTCCGTCGAGCCGGCCGACATCAACCTGAAGCTCGACGTGGAGCTCACCGTCGGCAAGGCGATGAAGGGCAACCCGGCGTTCTTCGGCGAGCGGCCGGTCCGGCCGGTCATCGAGCTCGACGAGGCCGAGCTGGAGGCGGTGCTCCGCGAGCAGCTCGACCCCAGCAAGATCACGATCAGGAAACCGGGCCTCGTGTACGCGGGCCTGAAGCCGAAACCCACCTATCCGGAGGTGGGCCGGAACCTCGACGTGCCCGGTGCCGCCGCGGCGATCCGCGAGGCGTGGCTGGTCGGCGGCACGGCCGCTGTCGAGCTGGTGGACAAGCCGCCGGCAACCACGAAGGAGCAGGTCGACGCCCTGGTGGCGGATCTGGCCACCCCGGCTGTCGCGGCGCCGGTCAAGGTCACCGTCGGAAAGAAGTCGTTCACGCTGAGCCCGAAGGCCATCGCCAAGGGCCTCGTCTTCCGCTCCGACGACAACGGCAAGCTCACTCCGGCCGTCGACGGCCCGAAGCTGCACGCGGCCGCCGCGCGGCAGTTCGCCAAGGTCGAGAAGGCCCCCGAGGAAGCAAAGATCGTCCTGTCCGGCGGGAAGCCGAAGATCGAGGCGGGAAAGCCGGGTGACCTGGTCGACCTGGCCAAGCTCGGGCCGGCCCTGCTCGCCGTCCTGCCGAACCCCGAGCCGCGGTCCGTCGAGGCGACCCTGAGCTCCCAGCACTCGAACGTGACCGACGCCGAGCTGGCCAAGCTGGGCGTCAAGGAGAAGGTCTCGGCCTTCACGACCTACTTCACCGGCGGCAGCAGCTCGCCCCGCAGCCAGAACATCATGACCGTGGCCCGGGCCGTCGACGGTGCGATCGTCCGGCCCGGCGAGACGTTCTCCCTGAACGACCACACCGGCGAACGCGACTACGCGGCCGGTTACAAGGACGCGCCGGTCATCGTCGGCGGCAAACTCGAGCCGGGTGTCGGCGGCGGTGCCTCACAGTTCACGACGACACTCTTCAACGCCGCCTACTACGCCGGTCTCGAGGACGTCGAGCACAAGCCGCACTCGTTCTACTTCTCGCGCTATCCGGCCGTCATCGAGTCGACGATCTTCTACCCGACGCTCGATCTGAAGTTCAAGAACACCACGCCGTACGGCATCTACATCGACACGTCGTACACCAGCAAGTCGGTGTCCGTGACGATGTGGAGCACCAAGGTCTACGACAGCGTCAAGACCGTACGCAGCCCACGCCGCAACATCACGTCGCCGCCGACCGTCTACCGCGAGCCCGGCCCGAAGTGCATAACAAGCAGCGGACTCCCAGGTTTCACCCAGGACGCATGGCGCGTCATCCGCAAGGATGGCAAAGAGGTCGAGCGCGAGAAGTTCACCTGGCGCTACGATCCCGAGCCACGGTTCATTTGCGGCGCGAAGCCGTAG